The Zygosaccharomyces rouxii strain CBS732 chromosome A complete sequence genome window below encodes:
- the DAD1 gene encoding Dad1p (similar to gnl|GLV|CAGL0D04394g Candida glabrata CAGL0D04394g and some similarities with uniprot|Q12248 Saccharomyces cerevisiae YDR016C DAD1 Essential protein component of the DASH complex involved in spindle integrity and kinetochore function interacts with Duo1p and Dam1p localizes to intranuclear spindles and kinetochore) — protein sequence MNNDTSARDKEENVPVPTLSAADKYFIEQRDLVLQDINNTMDSILNNLNSLNISLENSIAVGKEFESVAELWKTFYNGLEGTETVSSSQDDELEK from the coding sequence ATGAATAATGATACTTCAGCTAGGGataaagaggaaaatgtACCTGTACCAACACTGAGTGCTGCTGACAAGTATTTCATCGAGCAACGTGATCTAGTTTTACAAGATATCAACAACACGATGGATTCGATTTTGAATAatctcaattctttgaacatCTCGCTAGAGAATTCCATCGCTGttggtaaagaatttgagTCAGTAGCTGAATTGTGGAAAACATTTTATAACGGTTTAGAAGGTACAGAAACTGTATCGTCATCACAAGAcgatgaattagaaaaataA
- the HED1 gene encoding Hed1p (conserved hypothetical protein): MRRSVTTYQPAAHTAGLKRASTTSAVSPLSHVEERLGGLELVEAKSDVEEASYEPAQYFSNREDEEFAGIKYTALPGSSGTEQEEANNSSSQNTEVQANCESSFHSNNSTLGDPPSSSSEYEGDLEDGSYTDTLSTSVNDSLPPENVHKPLKDLIFKANKEAYDVDSNKVRIKVGLSKKVPSLHPRRKINGASSLQ, from the coding sequence ATGAGGAGAAGTGTTACTACGTATCAGCCAGCAGCTCACACAGCAGGTCTCAAGAGAGCTTCCACAACATCGGCGGTATCACCCCTTTCACACgttgaagaaagattggGTGGATTGGAATTGGTTGAGGCCAAATCGGATGTTGAAGAAGCGTCTTACGAGCCAGCACAATATTTCAGTAATCGAGAAGATGAGGAATTTGCAGGAATAAAGTACACTGCTCTGCCTGGAAGTTCGGGAACAGAGCAAGAGGAAGCCAATAACTCTTCCTCACAGAATACAGAGGTACAAGCAAATTGTGAATCTTCTTTCCATAGCAATAATAGTACTTTGGGAGAtccaccatcttcatcttctgaatACGAAGGCGATTTGGAGGATGGATCATACACGGATACCTTGAGTACATCTGTTAACGATTCTTTACCACCTGAAAACGTTCACAAACCATTAAAGGATCTTATCTTTAAGGCCAACAAAGAGGCTTACGACGTTGATTCTAATAAGGTAAGGATTAAAGTTGGATTATCGAAGAAAGTACCCAGTTTACACCCAAGGAGGAAAATTAACGGAGCCTCATCTTTACAATGA
- the PDX3 gene encoding pyridoxamine-phosphate oxidase PDX3 (highly similar to uniprot|P38075 Saccharomyces cerevisiae YBR035C PDX3 Pyridoxine (pyridoxamine) phosphate oxidase has homologs in E. coli and Myxococcus xanthus transcription is under the general control of nitrogen metabolism): MSIGLLRQFVSRISCSLPKYRPFIKTMADDIERTQTPIIFAPETYQYDKSSLNESQLVKDPIEQFTRWFEEAKSDKSETLPEAITFSSAELPSGRVSSRVLLFKELDHRGFVIYSNWGTSKKARDIQSNPHGAINFFWKDLQRQVRVEGFTEHVNRETSERYFKVRPRGSKIGAWSSPQSSTIKSRDELDQLTAANTKKFEGQEEIPCPDYWGGVRVVPLEIEFWQGRPSRLHDRFTYRRKSEHEEWEIIRLAP, translated from the coding sequence atgagCATTGGACTTTTAAGGCAATTCGTTTCAAGAATATCTTGCTCGTTACCCAAATACCGTCCATTTATTAAAACTATGGCTGACGACATTGAAAGAACTCAAACCCCTATTATCTTTGCGCCTGAAACTTATCAATACGACAAGTCTTCACTTAACGAATCGCAACTGGTCAAAGATCCAATAGAACAGTTCACTAGATGGTTCGAAGAAGCCAAGAGTGATAAATCAGAAACCCTGCCAGAAGCCATTACCTTTTCGTCTGCTGAGTTACCAAGTGGTAGAGTCTCATCAAGGGTGttacttttcaaagaactaGATCATCGTGGATTCGTTATATACTCTAACTGGGGAACTTCCAAGAAAGCTCGAGACATCCAATCCAACCCCCATGGTGcgatcaatttcttttggaaagatttacaaagaCAAGTCAGGGTGGAAGGTTTTACAGAACATGTTAACCGTGAAACTTCGGAAAGATATTTTAAGGTAAGACCCCGTGGATCAAAGATTGGTGCCTGGTCTTCACCACAATCATCTACCATCAAGAGTAGAGATGAACTAGATCAATTGACCGCTGCTAACACTAAAAAATTCGAAGGTCAGGAAGAAATTCCATGCCCGGACTACTGGGGTGGAGTGAGAGTGGTTCCCCtcgaaattgaattttggCAAGGTAGACCAAGTCGATTACACGACCGTTTCACCTATAGGAGGAAAAGTGAACATGAAGAATGGGAAATCATTAGACTAGCACCATGA
- the RAD61 gene encoding Rad61p (weakly similar to uniprot|Q99359 Saccharomyces cerevisiae YDR014W RAD61 Protein of unknown function mutation confers radiation sensitivity) gives MKVYGKRSGSLGIYASQNNSSEVELSDYESEPEPILESNERETVIDNSTDDIRPMTSDSKMNPSVDSSLVSSVGSNVSNLKAFDFLDKAQAPKKRRRIYHEDHSDDTQDKKDTNVDENPLNRTINDLNTFVSSLKSSDETLLQDTFKKELEKSVEDGTSKNTSGKLTYDRSRTMLMSKDEEEGLEAEDEEPKPTEDGDTKDGDDSQTYHINELKNMGDMLQYQDDLELLLEGTPSRMSRSQFVSHLLNIALAMNGDQEFCRYVNKRQARDMWRRTFHQMDFHDDVLLLIQGFLATKFQLPPNELPKFFNEFIQALYKRNRLPINGLSGNKIAQLNYNDFLHNTQDRTGQEYVLELCVQYPGVILSCAPLVNRIVQTLVASEALPRGIFPVVEKLASSGNTAEDANLLSVVSNKLIDLLPNNCQDDHLIKSLILFTNEETLERNSEVFHTCMKFVLDHLPPLGSTDILILHLGLCLNVISGESGISHLENALWLQAQTFFHKLESNDDDSFLLNMFYLNFAYMTVLLNKRLPTKVKTGLISHLELFAQESQHYNGSISDKIKYVTDKL, from the coding sequence ATGAAGGTCTATGGCAAGCGTAGTGGATCATTAGGGATTTATGCCAGTCAGAATAATTCATCTGAGGTGGAATTAAGTGACTATGAGTCCGAACCAGAACCCATATTGGAGAGTAACGAACGTGAAACTGTGATTGATAACTCTACAGATGACATTCGCCCTATGACAAGTGATTCAAAAATGAATCCAAGTGTGGATTCAAGTTTAGTTTCAAGTGTAGGTTCGAATGTGTCCAATTTGAAGGCTTTTGACTTCCTGGATAAGGCTCAGGCACctaagaagagaagaaggatttACCACGAGGATCACTCAGATGATACGCAGGACAAGAAAGACACTAATGTAGACGAAAACCCCTTAAACAGGACAATTAATGACCTAAACACATTTGTATCCTCTTTGAAGAGTAGTGATGAGACGCTATTACAAGATACGTTTAAGAAAGAGTTGGAAAAGTCAGTAGAGGATGGTACCTCGAAGAACACTTCTGGGAAATTGACCTACGATCGTTCTCGAACTATGCTAATGAgcaaagatgaagaagaaggtttggAAGCAGAAGATGAGGAGCCAAAACCGACCGAAGATGGTGATACGAAGGATGGAGACGATAGTCAAACATATCACATCAacgaattgaaaaatatgggGGATATGTTACAGTACCAAGATGACTTAGAATTGTTATTAGAAGGGACACCGTCACGAATGTCACGGTCTCAGTTCGTTTCGCATCTTTTAAATATTGCATTAGCAATGAACGGTGATCAAGAGTTTTGCCGCTATGTGAACAAACGACAAGCACGAGACATGTGGAGAAGAACTTTCCACCAAATGGATTTTCATGATGATGTCTTGTTGTTAATACAGGGGTTTCTTGCGACTAAATTCCAACTGCCGCCAAACGAACTGCCgaaattcttcaatgaatttatACAGGCACTTTACAAACGGAATCGATTACCTATTAATGGGTTATCTGGTAACAAGATTGCACAATTGAATTACAACGATTTTTTGCATAATACTCAAGATAGAACGGGTCAGGAGTATGTGTTGGAACTGTGCGTTCAATATCCTGGGGTAATACTTTCGTGTGCTCCGCTGGTTAATCGGATCGTACAAACTCTTGTGGCAAGTGAGGCTTTGCCACGTGGAATTTTCCCTGTAGTAGAGAAATTAGCCTCTAGTGGAAATACTGCTGAAGATGCTAATCTGTTGTCAGTTGTTTCCAACAAATTAATAGATCTGCTACCGAATAATTGCCAAGATGACCATCTAATCAAAtcattgattttattcactaatgaagaaactttggaaagGAATAGCGAAGTTTTTCATACCTGTATGAAGTTTGTTCTTGATCATTTGCCGCCATTAGGATCTACAGATATTCTTATTCTCCATCTTGGTCTATGTTTGAACGTTATTAGTGGTGAAAGTGGAATATCACACTTAGAAAATGCATTATGGCTACAGGCACAAACTTTCTTCCATAAATTAGAGTCCAATGACGACGACTCGTTTTTGCTTAACAtgttttatttgaattttgcCTATATGACTGTTTTGTTAAACAAAAGGTTGCCGACTAAAGTGAAAACAGGTTTAATTTCACATTTAGAGCTTTTTGCCCAGGAATCCCAGCATTATAATGGAAGTATCTCAGATAAGATCAAATACGTCACAGATAAATTATAA
- the PSF1 gene encoding DNA replication protein PSF1 (highly similar to uniprot|Q12488 Saccharomyces cerevisiae YDR013W PSF1 Subunit of the GINS complex (Sld5p Psf1p Psf2p Psf3p) which binds to DNA replication origins and facilitates assembly of the DNA replication machinery), which yields MYGDLANKLVLEAKRTKQLNGRNNQRYALPMYHEELVQGILREVTQLKRNSEFLKDQQQLALVDDKISKCQYFVTLLCMERNKRCLLAYQKVRSDILNSLAWENNGLDIMNGLIGAEQDTSDLSHQEQDYLKEYTDLLTELKSGDLADIDLSGSLTPPSDVFIDVRVLKDAGEIQTEYGAFNLIKDSQFFVRQSDVERLIQQGYLQKI from the coding sequence ATGTATGGTGATTTAGCTAATAAGCTTGTATTGGAGGCTAAGAGAACAAAACAATTGAATGGTAGAAACAACCAGCGGTACGCACTACCCATGTACCACGAAGAACTTGTACAAGGAATATTGAGAGAAGTAACGCAGCTGAAGAGGAACTCAGAGtttttaaaagatcagCAACAACTGGCTCTCGTTGATGACAAGATTTCTAAATGCCAGTATTTTGTTACTTTGCTCTGCATGGAGAGAAACAAGAGATGTCTCTTGGCATATCAGAAAGTCAGGTCCGATATCTTAAACTCTTTGGCCTGGGAAAATAATGGGTTAGATATAATGAACGGTCTCATAGGAGCAGAACAAGACACCAGTGATTTATCCcatcaagaacaagacTATTTGAAAGAGTATACTGATCTTTTAACGGAATTAAAAAGTGGTGATTTAGCAGATATCGACCTTTCAGGCAGTCTAACACCGCCAAGTGATGTGTTCATCGACGTGAGAGTGCTTAAAGATGCAGGAGAGATTCAAACGGAGTACGGTGCATTCAACTTGATTAAAGATTCTCAATTTTTCGTTAGACAGTCGGATGTGGAAAGACTGATTCAGCAAGGGTACCTACAAAAGATTTAG
- the HMT1 gene encoding protein-arginine omega-N methyltransferase HMT1 (highly similar to uniprot|P38074 Saccharomyces cerevisiae YBR034C HMT1 Nuclear SAM-dependent mono- and asymmetric arginine dimethylating methyltransferase that modifies hnRNPs including Npl3p and Hrp1p thus facilitating nuclear export of these proteins required for viability of npl3 mutants), which produces MESATQKSALTQSEQHYFNSYDHYGIHEEMLQDSVRTLSYRNAIAQNKDLFKDKVVLDVGCGTGILSMFAAKYGAKHVIGVDMSSIIEMAQQLVDLNGYGDKITLLRGKLEDVQLPFPKVDIIVSEWMGYFLLYESMLDTVLYARDHFLVEGGLILPDKCSLHIAGLEDFQYKDEKLSYWQDVYGFDFSPFIPHVMKEPIVDTVESQVVNTTKCELIEFDLNTVQLSDLSFTAKFEVQAKRRDWINGIITWFDVKFPAPPGEKPVTFSTGAHAPYTHWKQSVFYTADDLECEEGDILKGQIICQPNKFHKRDLDIKLTYDFQAKGVDGDRRCKKNTNYYIMH; this is translated from the coding sequence ATGGAATCAGCTACACAGAAGAGCGCCTTGACTCAAAGCGAGCAGCACTATTTCAATTCTTACGATCATTATGGTATTCATGAGGAGATGCTTCAAGATTCTGTAAGAACCTTATCCTATAGAAATGCCATTGCTCAGAACAAGGATTTATTCAAGGATAAGGTTGTTCTAGATGTCGGTTGCGGGACAGGTATTTTATCGATGTTCGCTGCTAAATACGGTGCTAAACATGTTATTGGTGTCGATATGTCGAGTATTATTGAAATGGCTCAACAGCTCGTCGATTTGAATGGGTATGGTGACAAGATCACTCTTCTACGTGGTAAATTGGAGGATGTTCAATTACCTTTCCCCAAAGTGGATATCATTGTCTCTGAGTGGATGGGATACTTTTTACTCTATGAATCCATGTTAGATACCGTTCTTTATGCAAGAGATCATTTCTTAGTTGAAGGTGGATTGATTCTCCCAGATAAATGTTCTTTACACATTGCAGGTTTAGAAGATTTTCAATACAAGGATGAGAAATTGAGCTATTGGCAGGATGTTTATGGATttgatttttcaccattcATACCACACGTTATGAAGGAACCAATTGTAGACACGGTGGAAAGTCAAGTTGTCAACACGACAAAGTGTGAGTTAATCGAATTCGACTTAAACACTGTTCAATTGTCGGACCTTTCATTCACTGCTAAATTTGAAGTACAAGCTAAAAGACGAGATTGGATTAATGGTATAATTACTTGGTTCGACGTTAAGTTCCCTGCACCACCAGGTGAAAAGCCGGTCACCTTTTCTACTGGTGCACATGCACCATATACGCATTGGAAACAATCTGTTTTCTATACCGCCGATGATTTAGAatgtgaagaaggtgaCATTTTGAAGGGTCAAATAATATGCCAACCAAACAAATTCCATAAGAGAGATTTGGACATCAAGCTCACTTACGATTTCCAGGCAAAGGGTGTGGATGGTGACCGTAGATGTAAGAAAAACACAAACTACTATATAATGCACTAG
- the RPL4A gene encoding 60S ribosomal protein uL4 (highly similar to uniprot|P49626 Saccharomyces cerevisiae YDR012W RPL4B Protein component of the large (60S) ribosomal subunit, nearly identical to Rpl4A) gives MARPQVSVQSLEGKATSSAVPLPAVFAAPIRADIVHSVFTSVNKNKRQAYSVSPQAGMQHSAESWGTGRAVARIPRVAGGGTHAAGQGAFGNMCRGGRMFAPTKTWRRWNVKVNQNEKRYATASAIAASGVASLVLARGHRVEKIPEIPLVVSNDLESITRTKEAVSALKSLGAGADLVKVVRSKKLRAGKGKYRNRRWTQRRGPLVVYAQDNGLVKAFRNVPGVETCDVTALNLLQLAPGAHLGRFVIWTEGAFSKLDKVWGSEAVASAKSGYSLPSNIISTTDVTRIINSSEIQSVVRPAGQANQKRTHVLKKNPLRNKQILMRLNPYAKVFANEKLGSKKAPKASVKPSQLFNETLKHD, from the coding sequence ATGGCTCGTCCTCAAGTTTCCGTTCAATCTCTAGAAGGTAAAGCTACTTCTTCAGCTGTCCCATTGCCAGCTGTCTTCGCAGCACCAATCCGTGCTGACATTGTTCACTCTGTTTTCACCTCTgtgaacaagaacaagagacAAGCTTACTCTGTCTCCCCACAAGCCGGTATGCAACACTCTGCTGAATCATGGGGTACTGGTCGTGCTGTTGCCCGTATTCCAAGAGttgcaggtggtggtacCCACGCCGCCGGTCAGGGTGCTTTCGGTAACATGTGTCGTGGTGGTCGTATGTTTGCTCCAACCAAGACCTGGAGAAGATGGAACGTTAAGGTTAACCAAAACGAAAAGCGTTACGCTACTGCCTCTGCTATTGCTGCTTCTGGTGTCGCTTCTCTTGTCTTGGCTAGAGGTCACagagttgaaaagatcCCAGAAATTCCTTTGGTTGTTTCCAACGACTTGGAATCTATCACTAGAACCAAGGAAGCTGTGTCTGCTTTGAAGTCTTTGGGTGCTGGTGCCGACTTGGTTAAGGTTGTCAgatccaagaaattgagAGCCGGTAAGGGTAAATACAGAAACAGAAGATGGACTCAAAGAAGAGGTCCATTGGTTGTCTACGCCCAAGACAACGGTTTGGTCAAGGCTTTCAGAAACGTTCCAGGTGTTGAAACTTGTGACGTTACTGCTTTGAACTTGTTGCAATTGGCTCCAGGTGCTCACTTGGGTAGATTCGTTATCTGGACCGAAGGTGCCTTCTCCAAGTTGGACAAGGTCTGGGGTTCTGAAGCTGTTGCTTCTGCCAAGTCTGGTTACAGCTTGCCATCTAACATCATCTCCACCACTGATGTTACCAGAATCATCAACTCTTCTGAAATCCAATCTGTTGTTAGACCAGCTGGCCAAGCTAACCAAAAGCGTACTCATgtcttgaagaagaacccATTGAGAAACAAGCAAATCTTGATGAGATTGAACCCATACGCTAAGGTTTTCGCTAACGAAAAGTTGGGCTCTAAGAAGGCTCCAAAGGCTTCTGTTAAGCCATCTCAGCTTTTCAACGAAACTTTGAAGCACGACTAA
- the RKM3 gene encoding protein-lysine N-methyltransferase (similar to uniprot|P38222 Saccharomyces cerevisiae YBR030W Hypothetical ORF), protein MASTISEDLPGVLGFVEDCKGFFPGSKCLVKRSPVGGLGVFAQCDLNEGETLLQLPKSAVFSASNSSISNLLVDSELDGMLALTIAFVYETTVFQERSHWWPYLKSVKIEEAGSLYLPPNYWPDRDMLKGFTLDTLYQGLDPEPDIQQGFQIALELAHRWNKEVGIPIPWKYLDNLEKFVACAYAISSRVFEIDNYHESGLVPIADLFNHHVSTPDVRFVSLYDVCSECGEPGMCRHLVAEALEEEQEQEQEREKKPPSKSGDGLIDMQLIKELESQEEEEVTNPKEKGLVEGVQPDDCVDIVLTQSVPKGQEIFNSYGDYSNALLLARYGFCVENNPWDVAYLGRDLLKLLKDKRLALRARWWKHLGYPLYNKWCALNKEQDEQEEEDKEEEEEDHDEEEEDDENDEEDDEPYWLTVMCIDCNGEPSSPMRALLNLLAFNDRDWNKLRSIEQDVESTGDKIGLLDKPLSKGARKILLNLVHKRKRPVPQINNAAARIMLESERKILEKAEHYLNSNL, encoded by the coding sequence ATGGCTTCTACCATTTCAGAAGATCTCCCTGGTGTTTTAGGGTTCGTAGAGGACTGTAAAGGCTTTTTCCCTGGCTCAAAATGTCTGGTGAAACGTTCACCAGTCGGTGGGTTAGGTGTATTTGCGCAATGTGATTTAAATGAAGGTGAGACCCTTTTGCAGTTGCCCAAGAGTGCTGTTTTTTCTGCATCGAACAGTTCCATTTCCAATTTGCTAGTGGATAGCGAATTGGATGGTATGCTAGCGCTTACCATTGCCTTTGTGTATGAGACGACCGTATTCCAAGAGAGGAGCCACTGGTGGCCGTACTTGAAGAGTGtcaaaattgaagaagctgGATCATTGTATCTGCCGCCCAACTATTGGCCGGACCGTGATATGCTGAAGGGGTTTACACTCGATACGCTTTACCAGGGATTGGACCCTGAACCTGATATACAACAAGGGTTCCAAATTGCTTTGGAATTGGCCCATAGATGGAATAAAGAAGTCGGTATTCCAATTCCATGGAAGTATCTCGATAATTTAGAGAAATTCGTTGCATGTGCATATGCCATCTCTTCGAGggtctttgaaattgataattaTCACGAGAGCGGATTGGTACCCATAGCGGATCTGTTCAATCACCACGTATCGACCCCGGACGTTAGATTCGTTTCCCTCTATGATGTTTGCAGCGAGTGTGGTGAGCCTGGGATGTGCAGGCATTTGGTGGCAGAGGCACttgaagaggaacaagagCAGGAGCAAGAACGTGAAAAGAAACCGCCTTCAAAAAGCGGTGATGGGCTGATAGACATGCAGTTGATCAAGGAGCTGGAATCgcaagaagaggaagaagttACCAATCCTAAGGAGAAGGGGCTAGTAGAGGGTGTTCAGCCTGATGATTGCGTCGACATCGTCCTTACGCAAAGTGTTCCTAAAGGTCAAGAGATATTCAATTCTTACGGAGACTATTCTAACGCCTTACTATTAGCCAGATACGGGTTCTGTGTTGAAAATAACCCCTGGGACGTTGCATATTTAGGCAGGGACCTCTTAAAATTATTAAAAGACAAGCGTCTGGCCTTAAGGGCTAGATGGTGGAAACATTTGGGTTATCCGCTGTACAACAAGTGGTGTGCGCTAAACAAAGAGCAGGATGAGcaggaagaagaagacaaggaagaagaagaagaagaccacgatgaagaggaggaagacGACGAGAATGACGAGGAGGACGACGAGCCGTACTGGCTAACCGTAATGTGTATAGACTGCAATGGTGAACCTTCGTCCCCCATGAGAGCTCTGCTCAATCTATTAGCATTCAACGACAGAGACTGGAACAAATTACGCTCCATAGAGCAAGATGTCGAGTCTACGGGAGACAAGATTGGTTTGCTAGACAAGCCACTCAGCAAGGGAGCACGTAAAATTCTACTGAATCTGGTGCATAAGAGAAAAAGACCAGTACCACAGATCAATAACGCAGCTGCCCGTATCATGCTCGAATCTGAGCGTAAAATTCTGGAAAAAGCTGAGCATTATCTGAATTCAAACTTGTGA
- the CDS1 gene encoding phosphatidate cytidylyltransferase (similar to uniprot|P38221 Saccharomyces cerevisiae YBR029C CDS1 Phosphatidate cytidylyltransferase (CDP-diglyceride synthetase) an enzyme that catalyzes that conversion of CTP phosphate into diphosphate CDP-diaclglyerol a critical step in the synthesis of all major yeast phospholipids) — protein MSKKELKRPQSVDKKVNDTAETEPSPTKMPPSQNGVKDGDEKEKKKYNFLVRTLWTFVMIAGFFATLAAGHFWCIILILVCQITTFKECIAVTSASGRKRNLPLIKTLNWYFLFTTIYYLEGKSLFRFFQSYFLEYKFLATVAANHKFICYCLYLQGFVMFVCSLRKGFLKWQFASLCVTHMTLLLVVFQAHLIIKNVINGLFWFLVPCGLVIINDISAYLCGITFGKTKLIEISPKKTLEGFLGAWFFTAVASLLLTRLLSPYMYLTCPVKDIRTNFFTSVNCELNPVFIPQDYRLPPIIFEKFGISVVTLKPIYFHALNLASFASIFAPFGGFFASGLKRTFQVKDFGHSIPGHGGITDRVDCQFLMGSFSNLYYETFISEHRITVETILSTILMNLSEKQILELINTLNLIFFRKNLVSANNYDDLINIYKSAADAISEN, from the coding sequence ATGAGCAAGAAAGAGTTAAAGAGACCACAAAGTGTGGATAAGAAGGTAAATGATACTGCTGAAACGGAGCCATCTCCAACCAAGATGCCGCCATCACAGAATGGTGTAAAAGATGGAGAcgagaaggaaaagaaaaagtatAATTTCTTAGTTAGAACCCTGTGGACATTCGTAATGATTGCAGGTTTTTTTGCTACACTTGCTGCTGGTCATTTCTGGTGTATTATTCTAATCTTGGTATGCCAAATTACTACTTTTAAGGAGTGCATAGCTGTTACTAGTGCCTCAGGAAGGAAGAGAAATCTGCCTCTTATCAAGACCTTAAACTGGTACTTTTTATTCACCACCATATACTATTTGGAGGGTAAATCACTGTTCCgctttttccaaagttaTTTCCTCGAATACAAATTCTTAGCAACAGTGGCCGCCAATCACAAATTTATCTGTTACTGTCTCTATTTGCAAGGGTTTGTCATGTTTGTGTGCAGTTTACGCAAGGGATTTCTCAAGTGGCAATTTGCTAGTCTCTGTGTTACACACATGACTCTTTTACTGGTGGTTTTCCAAGCACATTTAATCATTAAAAATGTGATTAACGGGTTGTTCTGGTTCCTGGTTCCATGCGGATTAGTTATCATTAACGATATCTCTGCCTACTTATGTGGTATCACGTTCGGTAAAACCAAACTGATTGAAATCtcaccaaagaaaacttTGGAAGGATTTTTGGGAGCATGGTTCTTTACAGCAGTTGCTAGTTTACTATTGACTAGACTACTCTCACCTTACATGTATTTAACATGCCCCGTTAAAGATATTCGCACGAATTTCTTCACATCCGTCAATTGCGAATTGAACCCAGTATTCATTCCACAGGATTACAGACTACCACCAataatatttgaaaaatttggaatttcaGTGGTTACCTTGAAACCAATTTATTTCCATGCCTTGAATTTAGCATCATTTGCGTCTATATTTGCACCATTCGGTGGATTTTTCGCTTCAGGTTTAAAGAGAACTTTCCAAGTCAAAGATTTCGGTCATTCCATCCCAGGTCATGGTGGTATTACTGACAGAGTCGACTGTCAATTTCTCATGGGATCCTTTTCCAACTTGTACTATGAAACTTTTATTAGTGAACACAGAATTACAGTCGAAACCATTTTATCTACCATCCTCATGAATTTAAGTGAAAAACAGATTCTAGAGCTAATCAACACTCTGAATCTGATATTCTTTAGGAAAAACCTGGTAAGTGCGAACAACTACGACGATTTGATCAACATTTATAAGTCTGCAGCGGATGCGATTTCCGAGAACTAA